The nucleotide window ACCCCGGCTGGCTACCAGCCGCCGGAAGAGCGACGCCGCATCGAGGAGAAGCAGAAGCTTCAGGCCCGCAAGGCCGAGGAGGAGCTGCGCCGCCGGCAGGAAACCCGGGAGCGTGAACTGGCGGAGAGCGACGCCGTCACCGCCTATCTGAAAGGGCTTTCTCCTGAGCAGCTCGAAGCCCACGACGCACGCTCACGCGAGGAAGCGCCGGAAGAGGACCTCGCGCTCGAACGCGGCAATCACGCCCTCGCCCGGCTGGCCCGCACCAACCGCCACCGGCAATATGCGCTTAAGCTCCTGAAAGAACAGGGCCGGCTGCCGTGATATTCGGTCTGGACGCAAAGCTGAAAGCGGGGTAAGAATGGTTCGAGCCTTACTTCAGGAGTTTCGCCCTAAGTGTATGGTAAACAACAAATTTAAGACAAATTGACCCGGCCAATCGCTATGCCAGCTACCACAATCGCCATGCTGAACAAGAAGGGGGGCGTTGGAAAAACATCCTCATGTTTTCACCTTGCCGGGGCCCTCGCGAAGCTGAAATACCGCGTCCTGCTCATCGACAACGACCCGCAGGGCTCGCTTAGCCGCGGATTCTTCGGCACCGAGGCGGTCGAATCGCTGCCCAAGGAAGCGACGCTTGCCGCGCTCTACGACGACGCGATACCGGCCGGGCCGGAGACGCTCATCGTCCAGACCGAATTTAAAAACATCGACATCGTGCCGACCTCGCAGGAATACGACCCGTACAACGTCAACCCGCCGCACACCGCCCCGTACGACTTCGAAGCGCTCCGGCATTTCGTTGCCGGCACCGACGGCTATGACTTCATCCTCATCGACTCGCCGCCCAACCTCTATTTCTGCAGCTGGACGGCGCTCCTTGCCGCCGACTACGCCATCGTTCCGGTGCAGACGGAAGATTTCGGGGTGCAGGGCCTCGTTGACGTGAATCACGTCGTGAAGGAAGCCGTCACCTATAACGGCGACCTGAAGATCC belongs to Tautonia marina and includes:
- a CDS encoding ParA family protein; the encoded protein is MLNKKGGVGKTSSCFHLAGALAKLKYRVLLIDNDPQGSLSRGFFGTEAVESLPKEATLAALYDDAIPAGPETLIVQTEFKNIDIVPTSQEYDPYNVNPPHTAPYDFEALRHFVAGTDGYDFILIDSPPNLYFCSWTALLAADYAIVPVQTEDFGVQGLVDVNHVVKEAVTYNGDLKILGYLITMYDKRRATHRDYAGDLREAFPNAVFEQMVPDSATFTASLVHRKPVSFFRPKSAAALAMKALAEEIIARTSREAETPAERVTAHG